The Arabidopsis thaliana chromosome 5, partial sequence genomic interval AGACGACTGTTCCATGCTTCTTCTATGCAGACTTCCCTCCAAACACCCTTATAAAACTGGATCTGAAAGATTCTCTAACTCCTCTCCAGTACGTATAGTTTGACCCATATAACCACAGATTCACTGCTTTTTTCCAACCATCTCTCGGGAACTCAATTTCTCTACCAATCCTGGACTCCTCCCAATCTTCTTCAGTGTCCTCCAAAAGCGGGAGCGCTTCAAAACCACCAGACTCCAGGTGCTTGATCCACCCGCGCATCAGATAGTTCACCACCTGCTCGTTTTCATATCCCAAATGGTGGGTTCATTATACCTAATTGCAGAGTTTGAAGAATTTATTGACTAGTTCATTATACCTCAGGGACTTCATCGTGTGGGCAGTGACCCGCTGGGCTGATCTCGTAGTATGGAGCGTTGGGGATTtccttctttatcttctttcccCATAACGGTCTCACCCATGGATCTTCTCTTCCATACATGAGACATATCTGAACATTGTTTTCCTTACACCTAGCATAAACCATCAAATAGCAGCATTCCTCATAAGCAATAACACCAATCACGCAgagtaaaaaacatataaaaacaagaaaccacACTGTCTTATACCTAGATAAAGCTTCGGAGAAAGATAGCTCTCCACCAGGAGCAAGCATGATTGAAGCAAACGATGCTGCAGCAGCCGGATGCTGTGTGACCTCCACAATACGTGAGAATACTTTATCCACATTGATAGAATGGTCTGTGTAGACCTGTTTAAGTATCTCAGCTATGCTTTCAGGATCACTTATCTTTTGCCACCTGCAGTTTCATTGGGAAGTAAAGATATTAGACTGATAGAGatagaaatagaaaatgataCTTTTCAGGTGAGGAGATGTGTTAATAAAGTCTCCCTTACACCAATTCTGTGATTTTTTTCACTCTTTCCGGCAGAGGGAATGCTCCGGGCCATGGAAAGAGACGTGCTAGCTTTGGGGATCTTACTGGATTAGGGAAGAAACCCCAGAAAGGTGTTGCATTAAGCAAGGTAACACCCTTAACCAGGTGAGGATGGGTTGCTGCAAAGTAGAGAGCTACATACCCTCCAAGTGAGTTCCCTGCAATGTACACAGGCTCAC includes:
- the PPH gene encoding pheophytinase, with translation MWFQLLKQNSDNYTKIPASYELVMEIISLNVVPQCSVVTWSSKLATKRLVPNRSSLLFSGVKKSRLVIRSGNSDGYVVGENDDLGRIARRGESTSKVLIPGLPDESNGEIAARISHSHCEWKPKLRVHYEKAGCDNLDAPAVLFLPGFGVGSFHYEKQLTDLGRDYRVWAIDFLGQGLSLPTEDPTTMTEETSSSEDKEPFWGFGDKTEPWADQLVFSLDLWRDQVQYFVEEVIGEPVYIAGNSLGGYVALYFAATHPHLVKGVTLLNATPFWGFFPNPVRSPKLARLFPWPGAFPLPERVKKITELVWQKISDPESIAEILKQVYTDHSINVDKVFSRIVEVTQHPAAAASFASIMLAPGGELSFSEALSRCKENNVQICLMYGREDPWVRPLWGKKIKKEIPNAPYYEISPAGHCPHDEVPEVVNYLMRGWIKHLESGGFEALPLLEDTEEDWEESRIGREIEFPRDGWKKAVNLWLYGSNYTYWRGVRESFRSSFIRVFGGKSA
- the PPH gene encoding pheophytinase (pheophytinase (PPH); FUNCTIONS IN: hydrolase activity, pheophytinase activity; INVOLVED IN: chlorophyll catabolic process; LOCATED IN: chloroplast; EXPRESSED IN: 23 plant structures; EXPRESSED DURING: 13 growth stages; CONTAINS InterPro DOMAIN/s: Alpha/beta hydrolase fold-1 (InterPro:IPR000073); BEST Arabidopsis thaliana protein match is: alpha/beta-Hydrolases superfamily protein (TAIR:AT4G36530.2); Has 3014 Blast hits to 3012 proteins in 698 species: Archae - 17; Bacteria - 1970; Metazoa - 110; Fungi - 4; Plants - 264; Viruses - 0; Other Eukaryotes - 649 (source: NCBI BLink).), which produces MEIISLNVVPQCSVVTWSSKLATKRLVPNRSSLLFSGVKKSRLVIRSGNSDGYVVGENDDLGRIARRGESTSKVLIPGLPDESNGEIAARISHSHCEWKPKLRVHYEKAGCDNLDAPAVLFLPGFGVGSFHYEKQLTDLGRDYRVWAIDFLGQGLSLPTEDPTTMTEETSSSEDKEPFWGFGDKTEPWADQLVFSLDLWRDQVQYFVEEVIGEPVYIAGNSLGGYVALYFAATHPHLVKGVTLLNATPFWGFFPNPVRSPKLARLFPWPGAFPLPERVKKITELVWQKISDPESIAEILKQVYTDHSINVDKVFSRIVEVTQHPAAAASFASIMLAPGGELSFSEALSRCKENNVQICLMYGREDPWVRPLWGKKIKKEIPNAPYYEISPAGHCPHDEVPEVVNYLMRGWIKHLESGGFEALPLLEDTEEDWEESRIGREIEFPRDGWKKAVNLWLYGSNYTYWRGVRESFRSSFIRVFGGKSA